In Indicator indicator isolate 239-I01 chromosome 16, UM_Iind_1.1, whole genome shotgun sequence, one genomic interval encodes:
- the C16H15orf39 gene encoding uncharacterized protein C15orf39 homolog produces the protein MASKRHLEPLDPVIFNKLPRLETEPTATFPASLCKSSPVPNPGSESHFNYKGSYFACPLQSPERPEQPPARWSPAPTYLHYGPGANGQPMPAEGPLLGCLLYQPESLGAALQPAGMEKGKENLVRELLLTREKWSSPPPAPGHPFPVKTAVAVNKATPLAVPKPVYRVPPACFMDPRMALLLGPRAESLQQRPGDVDWTLPAATPASHPLHPGEPHGATGLHKRGPHSEPALLPLHPSLALPTKEKVGSPATFSPYYTAFEKYRAPPGTPFLEANCPTAHSQRKVPEVLSLSPDPWAKLRPLSPAYRERPPMCYPLTHFPLPLQKAALLYHPLAPTMEAPPSTLPGTYNSFGFAGSGEPFPGSYLKPQAPRSCYFPSPVDTSAAQTAGTGTVASPPAKSVAPPRDGEPPQRAACLPSPSFAFSPGDRAGFGTSFAGTEPGCERQRAESPRRGAVTRDDGAVQPARTPEKVSRSSAGLTETFPSHGEQETSYPGRKRRASLAPQESPRGGPPAPIVVRKGDTCKAKDADKEPVPPSPSALSSDRLKNPRDSKVSPSSPPMPVINNVFSLAPYRDYLEGTEASVQVPFCREHLQGDTPTQDTGGSQEPALKMDSSVVQSQGESCYRGVPKKPKLVPPDPGSQEGSPGGLGKGEPAPEDVVLDLSLKKKMVKARETQGPSSHVEGPPGREEEEKEGPVGKEMVREGTKPQVLPLLLEVDSGDKSNFQSSATFMFKKFKILRPPQPSSMPLHPPASQPSSLVLRGAGPDLQQPLLPEAPRLPREEGILLPGQCQGPGCQTPAGQYFTTVHTWLCDIISCSVSRSSPELLQEWLKKAEPAEELGEMPKSSPRPKNGSRIPEAQKPTKGKEIWLAFQDVATLLPNLLSQLETFMFARKCPFPHVVRAGAVFIPIHVVKEKLFPKLPGASVDQVLQEHKVELRPTTLSEEKHLRDLELKSCTSRMLKLLALKQLPDIYPDLLNLHWHNSIKQQLSSPGPEALKADGKVIAMESMK, from the exons ATGGCCTCAAAAAGGCACTTGGAGCCCCTGGACCCCGTGATTTTCAACAAGCTACCTCGGCTGGAGACGGAGCCCACCGCCACCttccctgccagcctctgcaAATCCAGCCCCGTGCCCAACCCTGGCTCCGAAAGCCATTTCAACTACAAGGGCTCCTACTTTGCCTGCCCACTGCAGAGCCCCGAGCGCCCTGAGCAGCCCCCAGCGCGCTGGAGCCCGGCCCCCACCTACCTGCACTACGGCCCCGGTGCCAACGGCCAGCCAATGCCAGCGGAGGGGCcgctgctgggctgcctgctctaCCAACCTGAGAGCCTGGGTGCTGCGCTGCAGCCCGCAGGCAtggagaagggcaaggaaaacctggtgagggagctgctgctgaccaggGAGAAGTGGAGCAGCCCTCCGCCGGCCCCAGGTCACCCCTTCCCGGTGAAGACAGCGGTGGCAGTCAACAAGGCGACCCCTCTGGCTGTCCCCAAGCCGGTGTACAGAGTGCCCCCTGCCTGCTTCATGGACCCCAGgatggctctgctgctgggacccCGGGCTGAAAGCCTGCAGCAGAGACCCGGGGATGTGGACTggactctgcctgctgccacccccGCTAGCCACCCTCTGCACCCCGGTGAGCCCCACGGTGCCACTGGGCTGCACAAGAGGGGTCCCCACTCTGAGCCTGCTCTCCTGCCGCTGCACCCCAGCCTGGCGCTGCCCACCAAGGAGAAGGTGGGCTCCCCTGCCACCTTCTCCCCCTACTACACCGCCTTTGAGAAATACAGGGCACCCCCTGGCACCCCCTTCCTGGAAGCCAACTGCCCCACTGCCCACAGCCAGCGGAAGGTACCTGAGGTGCTCAGCCTCAGCCCGGACCCCTGGGCCAAACTCCGGCCGCTCAGCCCAGCCTACCGGGAGAGGCCACCCATGTGTTACCCCCTCACCCACTTCCCACTGCCCCTCCAGAAGGCTGCCCTCCTCTACCACCCTCTGGCTCCCACCATGGAGGCACCACCCAGCACTCTACCTGGCACCTACAACAGCTTTGGCTTTGCGGGAAGCGGGGAGCCCTTTCCTGGCTCTTACCTCAAGCCCCAAGCCCCAAGGAGCTGCTACTTCCCCAGCCCCGTGGacacctctgcagcacagacagctggCACGGGCACGGTGGCATCGCCTCCTGCCAAGTCGGTGGCACCACCGAGGGATGGCGAGCCGCCACAgcgagctgcctgcctgccaagCCCCAGCTTTGCCTTCAGCCCTGGTGACAGGGCCGGGTTTGGCACCTCCTTTGCTGGCACAGAGCCGGGCTGCGAGCGGCAGCGGGCGGAAAGCCCCCGGCGAGGAGCGGTGACGAGGGACGATGGCGCTGTCCAACCCGCCCGCACCCCAGAGAAGGTGtccaggagctctgctgggctgaCAGAGACGTTTCCCAGCCACGGGGAGCAGGAGACTTCTTACcctgggaggaagaggagggccAGCCTGGCTCCCCAGGAGAGCCCCCGTGGAGGACCACCAGCTCCCATTGTTGTCAGGAAGGGAGATACCTGCAAGGCCAAGGATGCAGACAAGGAGCCTGTcccaccatctccatcagctCTCTCCTCagacaggctgaaaaacccAAGGGacagcaaagtttctccttcctccccacccatGCCAGTGATCAACAATGTCTTCAGCCTGGCACCTTACCGAGACTACCTGGAGGGGACTGAGGCCTCAGTCCAGGTCCCCTTCTGCAGGGAACATCTGCAGGGGGACACCCCAACCCAAGACACGGGGGGCAGCCAGGAGCCTGCT CTGAAGATGGACAGCAGCGTGGTCCAGAGCCAAGGGGAAAGCTGTTACAGAGGGGTCCCCAAAAAGCCAAAGCTTGTGCCCCCAGACCCAGGGTCTCAGGAGGGCAGCCCCggtgggctggggaagggggagcCAGCCCCTGAGGATGTGGTGCTGGACCTCAGCTTGAAGAAGAAAATGGTGAAGGCCAGGGAGACCCAGGGACCCAGCAGCCATGTGGAGGGGCCaccaggcagggaggaggaggagaaggagggtcCAGTGGGGAAGGAGATGGTGAGAGAAGGGACCAAGCCCCAGGTGCTGCccttgctgctggaggtggaCTCTGGGGACAAGAGCAACTTCCAGAGCTCTGCCACCTTCATGTTCAAAAAATTCAAAATCCTGCGCCCccctcagcccagctccatgcccctcca CCCCCcagcctcccagcccagcagcttggTATTGCGGGGTGCTGGGCCGGATCTGCAGCAGCCCCTACTGCCCGAAGCCCCCCGCCTGCCGCGGGAGGAGGGCATcttgctgccagggcagtgccagggcccCGGCTGCCAGACCCCTGCCGGCCAGTACTTCACCACCGTGCACACCTGGCTCTGCGACATCATCTCCTGCTCCGTGTCCAGGTCCTCCCCGGAGCTCCTGCAGGAGTGGCTGAAGAAGGCAGAGCCGGCAGAGGAGCTTGGAGAGATGCCCAAATCCTCCCCCAGGCCCAAGAATGGCTCCAGGATCCCTGAAGCTCAGAAGCCCACCAAAGGCAAGGAGATCTGGCTGGCTTTCCAGGACGTGGCCACCCTCCTCCCCAACCTGCTCTCTCAGCTAGAGACCTTCATGTTTGCTCGCAAGTGTCCTTTCCCCCACGTGGTCCGGGCAGGGGCTGTCTTCATCCCCATCCACGTGGTGAAGGAGAAGCTCTTCCCCAAGCTGCCCGGGGCCTCTGTTGACCaagtgctgcaggagcacaaGGTGGAGCTGCGCCCCACCACCCTCTCCGAGGAGAAGCActtgagggacctggagctgaagAGCTGCACCTCACGCATGCTGAAGCTGCTGGcgctcaagcagctccctgacatCTACCCAGACCTGCTgaacctccactggcacaactCCATCAAACAGCAGCTCA GTAGCCCTGGCCCGGAGGCCCTGAAAGCTGATGGCAAAGTGATAGCCATGGAGAGCATGAAGTAA
- the COMMD4 gene encoding COMM domain-containing protein 4: protein MRFRFCGDLDCPDWVLAEISTLAKISSVKLKLICAQVLRDLLGDAIEYEKILKLTSDAKLESGDVKATIAVLSFILSSAAKHNVDSESLSSELQQLGLPKEHASGLCRSYEEKQSSLQDRLKACSLRLSRLGSVGWRVDYTLSSSELQEVNEPLVHLTFNVQNGEHGRPAAVPVTLSADKFHVLLAELKQAQTLMNTLL, encoded by the exons ATG CGGTTCCGCTTCTGCGGGGACCTGGACTGCCCCGACTGGGTCTTAGCCGAGATCAGCACCCTGGCCAAAATC TCCTCGGTGAAGCTGAAGCTGATCTGCGCCCAGGTGCTGCGGGACCTGCTGGGGGATGCCATCGAG TATGAGAAGATCTTGAAGCTGACCTCGGATGCCAAGTTAG AGTCGGGGGATGTGAAGGCGACCATCGCTGTCCTCAGCTTCATCCTCTCCAGTGCAGCCAAGCACAACGTGGACAGTGAGTCCCTGTCGAgcgagctgcagcagctggggctgcccaAAG AGCATGCCAGTGGGTTGTGCCGGTCCTACgaggagaagcagagctccctccaggacaggctgaaggccTGCAGCCTGAGAC TGAGCCGGCTGGGCTCGGTGGGCTGGCGGGTGGATTACACCCTCAGCTCCAGCGAGCTGCAGGAGGTCAACGAGCCCCTTGTGCACCTGACCTTCAATGTGCAGAACGGGGAGCATGGGCGGCCAGCAGCTGTCCCGGTGACCCTGTCAGCTGACAAGTTCCACGTGCTGCTGGCAG AGCTGAAGCAGGCCCAGACCCTCATGAACACCCTCCTCTGA
- the NEIL1 gene encoding endonuclease 8-like 1 — MPECPELHLAGRYINEACGGLVFSGAIERSAVGRGPEVPFSGEAYRVTATSRGKELRLTLTPLGPGEPLHLVFRFGMSGSFRLCPAAELPRHAHLRFLTGESPPRALCFVDARRFGSWRLGDAWQPDRGPCVLTEYQAFRENVLKNLEDKAFDKPICEALLNQKFFNGIGNYLRAEILYRLKIPPFEKARTVLEALKDQEQERRKKNSSLTLSKKLKLMRENPDLLELCHTVPMEVVAAEKNLFDPDNAENYAAFKSWLQCYLVPGMSCLRDRNGRTVWFQGEPGPMVPKGQKPHKKHAQLEADPQALTPKVTRRTSKGHPRAAAKPPKPQEQEADGLRKGRVRGRRKATAAVVFSEPQAKRRLRASTRRSRGAVPAV, encoded by the exons ATGCCCGAGTGCCCGGAGCTGCACCTGGCTGGGCGGTACATCAACGAGGCGTGCGGCGGGCTGGTGTTCTCGGGCGCCATAGAGCGCTCGGCGGTGGGCAGGGGCCCGGAGGTGCCTTTTTCCGGCGAGGCCTACCGCGTCACCGCCACCTCCCGGGGCAAGGAGCTGCGGCTGACGCTGACACCACTGGGCCCCGGCGAGCCCCTGCACCTCGTGTTCCGCTTCGGCATGTCGGGATCGTTCCGGTTATGCCCCGCCGCCGAGCTTCCCCGCCATGCCCACCTCCGCTTCCTCACCGGCGAGAGCCCGCCCCGTGCCCTCTGCTTCGTCGATGCTCGCCGCTTCGGGTCGTGGCGGCTGGGTGACGCCTGGCAGCCGGACCGCGGACCCTGCGTACTCACCGAGTACCAGGCCTTCAG GGAGAACGTGCTGAAGAACCTGGAGGATAAGGCTTTTGACAAGCCCATCTGCGAAGCCCTCTTAAACCAGAAGTTTTTTAATGGAATTGGGAATTACCTCCGTGCTGAGATCCTGTACAG GTTGAAGATCCCTCCCTTTGAAAAGGCTCGGACTGTGCTGGAGGCCCTGAAGGAtcaggagcaggagaggaggaagaag AATTCTTCCCTGACACTGAGCAAGAAGCTGAAGCTGATGAGGGAGAACCCAGAtctcctggagctgtgccacACAGTGCCCATGGAGGTCGTTGCAGCAG AGAAGAACCTCTTCGACCCAGATAACGCTGAGAACTACGCAGCCttcaagagctggctgcagtgttACTTGGTGCCTGGCATGAGCTGCCTGCGGGACCGCAATGGCAGGACCGTGTGGTTCCAG ggagagcctggccccatggTTCCCAAAG GGCAGAAGCCTCACAAGAAGCATGCTCAGCTGGAGGCAGATCCCCAGGCCCTGACCCCCAAG GTCACCAGACGCACCTCAAAAGGgcaccccagggctgcagcaaaacccccaaagccg caggagcaggaggctgaTGGGCTGAGGAAGGGACGTGTTCGTGGGAGGAGGAAAGCAACTGCTGCTGTGGTCTTTTCTGAGCCTCAGGCCAAAAGGAGGCTCCGGGCATCCACACGCAGgagcagag GTGCAGTTCCTGCTGTCTGA